In Streptomyces sp. TLI_146, the genomic stretch GGCCCGGGCAGCGGCCGGGCCGATCCGGGCCTCGCGGAACGCCGCCCTCGACCCGTACGTGAACGGGGCGAGTCCGACGACGTGGTTGTGCCCGTGGTCGAACTGACCGCCACGCCCTGAGAACGCCTGCGGACCGCAACCTCACCCGGCCGGTGAGCGCGGCACGGCCACAGCGTCGGCAGCGCTACTGCCCGGTGGGGGCAATGTGGGCCTTGGCGTCCTCGTACGTGCCCTCGGGCTTCTGGTCGGCCGGGCCGTAGACCAGGTTCAGCACTCCCGTCTGGAAGGCCTCCGAAGAGATCAGCTTCAGCGGGACCGAGGGCTCGCCCTCGTCGAACAGGCGCATGCCCTTGCGTACGGCGAGCGGGTGCACCAGCAGGTGCAGCTCGTCCAGGAGTCCAGCCGCCAGCAGCTGGCGGATGACCGAGATCGAGCCGCTCAGGGCGATGTCGCCGCCCGGCTCGTTCTTCAGGGCGGTGACGGCGTCGACGAGGTCGCCCTCCAGCTGCTCGGAGTTCCGCCAGGTGAAGTCCAGCTTCCGGCTCGACGCCACGATCTTGCGCGCGTCACCCAGCATCTTGGCGAAGCCCGCGTCCTCGCCGCCCGCCGCCTCGCGCTCCGGCCACGCCCCGGCGAAGCTCTCGTAGGTCTTGCGGCCGAACAGCACGGTGTCGGCATCGGCGAGCATCGCGCCGACCGCCGCGCCCATCTCGTCGTTGAAGTACGGGAAGTGCCACTGGTCGGGCGCCTCCACCACACCGTCGAGCGAGATGAAGACGCCAGCCGTGATCTTCCTCATGATGTTCCTCCCAGATACCTCGCGGTCGCGGTCTGCTCCAGTAAGACGGCGCGAGTGCGGGGAACTCATCGGTGTCCGCGCGCTCTTTTCCCCTCCCGCGCGCCACGACTACGCCGCCGGTTGGCTTGTTCGCGCTCTGTGACGGCGGCGGTGAGTACGTTGAGGTGGTCCCCGAACAGCACGCACAGAACCGCACCCGCACCTGGCACAAGGAGTACGACCCATGCCGTACGACCGCGCATCGAGTTCCGAGCAGGCGACCCGCAGCTACTACGACACCGCCGACGTCGACGCGTTCTACGAAGCCGTGTGGGGCGGCGAGGACATCCACACCGGGATCTACACCCATGACCAGGAGTCGATCGCGACGGCCTCGCGCCGTACGGTCGAGCAGGCCGCGGACAAGGTGAGCGGTCTGCTCACCGCGGACAGCACGGTGCTGGACCTCGGGTCGGGCTACGGCGGCGCCACCCGCTATCTGGCCGGACGCTTCGGGTGCCGAGTCGTCGCCCTCAACCTCAGCGAGTCCCAGAACGCGCGCCATCGCGCCACGAACGCCGAGCGCGGCCTCGACGCCCTGATCGAGGTCGTCACCGGGTCCTTCCACGACATCCCCTTCCCGGACCGCAGCTTCGACGTCGTCTGGTCCCAGGAGGCGTTCTGCCACAGCGGCGACCGCACCCGGCTGCTCAGCGAAGCCGTGCGCGTGCTCAAGCCGGAAGGGGCGCTCGTCTTCACCGATCTGATGGCCGCCGAGGACGTCCCCGTCCGCACCCTGCGCCCCGCCGTGTCCCGCCTGGGCGTGGACGCCCTGGCCACCCCGAACCTGTACCGCCAGACGCTCGCCGGACTCGGCCTGACCCGCACCGACTTCGACGACCGCAGCGGCGAGATCCTCACCCACTACGAACGCCTCACCGCCGAGACCAGCCGACGGGAGCACGAACTGCGCCAGATCATCAGCCCGGCGTACGTCGACGGTCTGCTCGCCAATCTGCCGCTGTGGGTGGACGCGGCCCACCGAGGACACCTGCGCTGGGGCATCTTCACCGCCCGGCGCGCCTGAACCTCAGTCCCGCCCGCCGCGCGCGGGCGGTTCGGGCAGCCAGTCGTGCGCCGGGTCGTACTCCAGCCATCGGCTCCGCGCCGCCTCCGCCGCGCAGGCGGCGGTGAGGCCGTCAAGGCCCGGGTGTCCGCTGCCGGTGCGCCACAGCAGTGACCAGGCGTAGAGCGGTGTGGGTCCGACCAGGGGAACGGAGCACAGCCCGGGGACCGGCGGCAGGGGCACGTCGGCGGGCAGGAGCGAGAAGCGCCGCGGGTCGTCGGCCACCTCCGTGAGGAAGTGGCCGACGCCCAGGTTGACGCCGGCGGCCCGGTCCGGGATGTCGAACCGCTCGGCGAACTGGTGGAGGAAGTCGAGCCGGTCCAGCGCACCGGGCGCCCACAGCACGCTGCCGCGCAGCTGCTCCGGCCGTAGCTCCGGTTCGGCGGCGAGGGGGTGGCGCGTACTCAGCACGGCGTCCACCGGTTCGAGGCGGACGAGACGGTGGGCGAGGCCCGCGTGCAGCGGAGGGTGGACCCGGCCGAAGGCGGCGTCGATGTCGCCGCGCAGCAGCGCCGCCGTCACCGACGGCAGATCGCGGCCGTGCCCGAGCACCAACTCCCCGGCCCGTCCGGCGACTTGGGCCAGCGTCCGCATCGGCGCGTAGAGGTGCCCCCAGACATCCACCCGCAGCGGGCGGTCCTTCCCGACCGCCGTCGCCACTGCCGCGTCGGCGGCGGCCAGCGCCTGCCTGGCCGGTGAAAGGAAACGCTGTCCGGCCTCGGTGAGGCGTACGCCGTTGCCGTCGCGCCGGAACAGCTCGGTGCCGAGCAGGGACTCCAGCCGCGCGATCCTCTTGGAGAGCGCCTGCTGCGAGAGGGCGAGCGTCGCGGCCGCCCGTCCGAAGTGCATTTCCTCGGCGGCGCGTACAAAGGCACGTACCTGCGCCATGTCGAGATCCACGGCTCCCACCATAGGTGACAACCAAAGGTTGTCGGTCTTGCCTGTTCGTTGTTGGATCACGGGGTGGCCGCCGAGGTTGCATGCTCGGCATGCAGAGACTGATTCCCACCGGGGAAGCCGCGCGCCCGGTCGCCTTCGCCGAAGTCCCCCAGCCCGTACCGGCGCCCGATGAGGTTCTGATCAAGGTCGAGGCGTTCGCGCCGAACCGGGGCGAGACGTTCCTCCTCGAACACCCCCGGCCGGGGCTGCTGCCCGGCAAGGACGTCGCGGGGCTCGTCGTGCAGGCCGCGGCCGACGGCTCCGGCCCCGGTATCGGCGCCCGGGTGGTCGGGCATCCGGCGCTGGGCGGCTGGGCCGAGTACGCCGCCGTGCCCACCCACTCCCTCGCGGTCCTCCCCGACAGCGTCGACAGCGTACGGGCGGCGGCCCTGCCCCTGGCCGGGATCACCGCCCTGCGGCTGCTGCGCACGGCGGGTTCCCTGGCCGGGCGACGGGTGCTGCTGACCGGCGCCTCGGGCGGCGTCGGCCACTACGTCACCGAACTGGCCGTGGGCGCCGGGGCCGAGCTGACCGCCGTGACGGCCACGCCGGTGCGCGGCGAGCGCCTCGCGGAGCTGGGCGCGCGGGTGGTGCACGAGGTCGCGGCGGCCCAGGGGCCGTTCGACGTCGTGCTGGAGTCGACGGGCGGGCCGGATCTGCCGATCGCCCTGTCGAAGGTGCGCCCGGGCGGCCTGCTCGTCTGGTTCGGGCAGGCGAGCCGGAGCCCGGTGACCCTCGACTTCTTCGAGCTCTTCAAGGGGCCCGAGCGTGTCACCATCCAGCACTTCCACTACGCGGGCGCCCCTTACGGCTCCGACCTCGCGGCCCTGGTGCGCCTGGTGGAACAGGGCCTGCTGCACCCGGAGATCGGCCGGATCGCCGACTGGACGAAGACGGCCGACACCTTGGTCGACCTGCGCGAACGCCGGATACGCGGCAAGGCCGTCCTGGTGACGGGCGGAGCACGATGAGCGCCACGCGCCCCCTCGCCACGCGATCCCCCGCCGCACAATCCCCCACCTCGGAGACCGCCGCCTTCGCCGCCGCCCAGTGGACGCGCGCCACCGGCGCGGGCGTCGACCCCCACGAGTACCGGCGCGTCACCGAGGCCCTCGCCTCCGTCGCCGACTGGGGCCCGTCCTTCGTGCGCACCGCACAGGCCCATCTGGACCGCGCGGAACGCGCGGCATCGTCCGTGTCGGCGGGCGAGTTCCTGCTGACGGCGGCCCGATGGTTCCACCTCGCCACACTGGCGCCGTACGCGGAGGCCGACCGTGCGGCCGCCGAGGCGGACCACGCCTTGGGCCGGGCGCTGACGGTGCTGGAGCCCGGCGCCCGGCGCGTGAGCGGCGAGGGGTTCACCGGCTGGCTGCGCGGCCCGCTCGACGCGCCGGGCACCGTGGTCGTCGTCCCCGGCCTGGACTCGGCCAAGGAGGAGTTCCTCGGTCTGGTGTCGGCGCTGCTGGCCCGGGGGCTGGCCGTGTTCGCGATGGACGGCCCGGGACAGGGCGCGCTCGCGGCCACGACGACCCTCACGCCGGAGTACGAGCAGGTGGTGGGCCGGGTCGTCGACGCCCTGGGCGTCGCCCGCATCGGGCTCGTCGGCATGAGCCTGGGCGGCTACTTCGCGGCCCGGACCGCGGCGCTGGAGCCGCGCGTGGCGGTCGCCGCGACCGTCAGCGGCCCCTTCCGCCTCGACTGGGACCAACTTCCGACGCCCGTACGGGACATCATGGCCCGCCGCACCGGCGGACCCGACGCGGCCCGTGCGTTCGCCCGCCAGGTGGACCTCGCCCCTCTGGCGCCCCGTATCGCGGCCCCGCTCCTGGTCGTGGACGGCGGCCAGGACGTCATCCCCGGGGTGGCGAACGGCGAGTCACTGGCCCGACTGGCGCCACGCGGGAGCTACTTGTCCGTCCCCCACGGCGACCATCTCCTTGGCAATGCCCGGCCCGACTGGCTGCCCCGCCTTGGCGACCACATCGGGCGCGCGCTGACGGAAGCCGGATAGGCCGGCCCGCCGTACCGCTTCACGCCGCGTGCAACGCCACCGTCGGATGCAGGCGCGAGGCGCGGATCGCCGGATAGAGGCCCGCGAGCACGCCGATCAGGAGGGTGGCGGCCAGCGCGTCCGAGGGCCGGGAGACCTTGATGCCCGCCTGGCTGCCGAAGTTGATACTGCGGGCGAGCACCGCCCGTACGTCCTCCACGTGGCGGGGGACGCCGTGCCGGTGCGGTATCTGCCGGAGCGTCCCGACCGGGCGATGGCGGCGGAGGCCACGCCCGGATTGGGTGTCGTCTCCTGCCTCTTCGGCGGGGTGATGGTGATCCTGACGTGCGTCCCGCCACCCACGCGCCTCACCGTTGCCGGATCCCCGCAGCCAACCCGAACAACTGCTTGAGCGCCGTGAACGCCGCCTCCCGGTCCACCAGGCCGTCGAGGTTGTGCAGGGTGTGCAGACCGATGCCGGTGCCGAAGACGATCGACGCCAGGCTCTTCGCGTCGGGGAGGCCGGGGGTGTCCTGGATGATGCGTTCCAGGTAGCCGATCCATACCTGCCGCGTGCGTTCGTACCCCTCGATGTAGGCGTCCCGCAGCGGGCCCTCGTCCCGTAGGACCTCCGGCAGGACGGTCGCGAACACCCGCCCGCAGGGGGCGTCGACCACGGCCAGGTGCGCGTCCACGAGGGCGTCGAACGACAGGGGGCCGGAGTGCGGCAGCCGTCGGCCGTACTCCTCCTCGGCCGTGCGGAAGGCGAGTTCGATCACCTCGACGATCAGGCCGTCCTTCGAGCCGAAGTGCCAGGCGACCGAACCCCGGCTGATTCCCGCCCGGTCGGCGACCGCCTGCACGGACGCGGCCCTCGGGCCGGCCTCGGCCACCAGTTCCGTCGCCGCCCGCAGCAGACGGCGGCGGCTCTCCCGCGCGGACTCCTCCCGACGACCGGTCATGCGGCGGATTGTTCCACAAGGGGCGCGGCCTCCCCAGGCCCTCTGCCCGACGCCCTCGCCGGACACCGATCATGTGAGGAGTCTTGACGGCCTGTGTCGGGCGTTCAACGATTGGACGGCTGTCCAGTATGCGCGGGTGAGCCGCCCCGCCGATCGCGTTCTCGCCGTACTCGTTCCGAACCACCGACCGCACGATGGGAGACGTCATGCGCCTGGTCACGTTCGTGAAGAAGAACCAGAGGAAGAACCAGACGGAACAGCCGCAACCGAAGGAGCAACCGGGCCCGGGGTCCGTCGGGGTGCTGCTGGACGGGGACACGACCGTCCTCGACCTCGCCGCCGCCGCTCCCGGAGAGGCGGCCTTCGCCTCCATGCTCGCCCTGATCGAGTCCGGTGACGAAGGGCTCCGAAGGGCGCGGGAGCTCTGCCAACTCCGTCACGGGCCCGCCGTGTTGGCCATGGAGGACATCGCGCTGCGGGCACCCTTGCCGCGCCCGGCCCGGCTGCGCGACTGCGGCCTTTTCATCGCCCATCTGGAGTCGGGGCTCAGGGAGTTGGCCCGGCGCCAGTCGGCCCGCGCCGAGGACCCCGACGCCGAGTTCCAACGGCTCATGGCCAGTGGCCGGTTCGACCTCAATCCGCTCTTCCGCGAGCGGGTCATGTACTACACCGCCGACCATCTGTCGGTGAGCGGGCCCGAGGACGTGATCACCGCGCCCACCGGGGCGAAAGAGCTCGACTTCGAGCTGGAGTTCGCCGCCGTGGTGGGCCGGACCGGCCGCGAGGTGAAGCCCGGCGCGGCCCACGAGCACATCTTCGGCTACACCGTGTTCAACGACTGGAGCGCCCGCGACCTCCAGATGCAGCTGATGCCGGCGGGCGTGGGCCCCTGCGAGGGCAAGGACTTCGCCGGGTCCAACACGCTCGGGCCCTGCATCGTCACCCGCGACGAGCTCACCGACCCGTACGCGCTCACCATGACCGCCCGGGTCAACGGCCAGGAGTGGTCGCGCGGCGGCACCGACGGCATGCACCACACCTTCGAGGACGCGATCGTCCACCTCAGCCGGGACCGGGCGGTGCACCCCGGCGACGTCATCGGCTCCGGCACGGTCCCCACCGGCACCGGGTTCGACCTGGCGCGGTCGCTCAAGGACGGGGACGTGGTCGAGCTGGAGGTCGAGGGGATCGGCGTCCTGCGCAACACCGTCCATGTGCCCGCGCTCCCCGCGACCGGCTCATGACCGACGCGTACGTCCTCGCCGTGGGCCGCACCCCGTACGGCAGGTTCCCCGAGCTCAGTGTCGGCGCGCTGGCCCGCGAGGCTGTCGCCCTGTGCCTCGCCGACGCCGCGGCCGGATCCTCGGTGGTCGACGGGGTGTTCTTCTCCAATGCCACTCAAGGAGCCTTGGAACAGCAGCATTTGATACGGGGTCAGGTCGCGCTGCGCGGCTCCGCCCTCGAAGGTGTACCGGTCTTCAACATCGAGAACGCCTGCGCCAGTGGAGCCACGGCCTTCCACCTCGCCGCCACCGCCGTACGGGCCGGCGAGATGGACGTCGCCCTCGCGCTCGGCGCCGAGAAGATGTACGGGGCCGACGAGACGCGCACCACCGAGGCCTTCCACGGCGGACTGGACGTCGCCCGCTGGGAGGCCGAGCTCAAGGCGCTGCGGGAGGCCGCCGGGGCCGAGACCGCGCCGCCCGGTCGGCGTTCGGTGTTCATGGACGTCTACGCAGCGCTCGCCGCCCACTACCGGCGCCGCTTCCCCGACTGCACACCCCGTCGGCTCGCCGCCGTCACCGCCAAGAACCGGCGGCACGGCTCACTCAACCGCGACGCCGCCCACCGCACCCCGCTCACCGTCGACGACGTACTGGCCGCACGCGAGATCGCGGCGCCGCTGACACTCCCCATGTGCGCGCCCATCGGCGACGGCGCGGCGGCCGCCCTGGTCTGCTCACCTGCGGCGGCGCGCCGGATCGGCGTCCGGCGTGCCGCGCGGATCCGGGCGAGCGTGGTCGCCTCCGGCTCGGGCCGGGCCCTGGACGACGAGGAACGGCAGATCACCCGCCGCGCCTGCGCCACCGCCTACGAGCGCGCGGGGATCGCTCCCGCCGACGTGTCGCTCGCGGAGGTCCACGACGCGACGGCGATCGGTGAGGTGCTCCAGCTCGAAGCCCTCCGGCTGGTCGGTCCCGGTGAGGGCGCGCTCGCGGCCGAGCGCGGCGAGACGGCGCTCGGCGGGCGCCTCCCGGTCAACACCTCGGGCGGTCTGGAGTGCAACGGCCATCCCGTCGGGGCCACCGGGATCGGGCAGATCGCCGAACTGACCACGCAGTTGCGCGGCGAGGCCGGTGCGCGCCAGGTGCCCGGCGCGCGGATCGGGCTCGCCGAGAACGGCGGCGGGTTCCTGGGCTTCGAGGAGGCGGCCGCGGCGGTCGTCGTCCTGGAAGCGCCGTTACGGGTGGGGAGGCTGCCGTGAACCAGGCCCTGGAACCGACGTCCACTGCCCCGGCGAACATCGCGGATCTGCTGCACCGGGCGGCCGCCGCGACCCCGGACGCGCCCGCGGTGTGCGAGGGCGCGACCGTACTGCGCAACTACCGTCGGCTGGCCGAGCGGGCGCGGGCGATCGGGGCCGCGCTGGTGGGCGACTACGGTCTGCTTCCCGGCGACCGGGTCGCACTGGCGATGCGCAACACTCCGTACTATCCGGAGATCCTGTTCGGTATCTGGTGGGCCGGGCTGGTGGCGACGCCCATGAACGCGCGGCTGCACCCCAAGGAGTTCGCCCAGCAGATCGAGGACTGCGCGGCCCGGCTGTGCGTCGCCACGGACGAGCTGGCCGGTGCGCTGCGCGAACACGGCCTGGGGAGGACGGTGTTGGCCGAGGCCGGTGAGCTGGCGCGTACGGCGCCGCCTGACGGGTCCGGGCCTCCGGCGTCCGTGCGCCCCGACGATCCGGCGTGGCTGTTCTACACGAGCGGCACGACCGGCCAGCCCAAGGGCGCGACGCTCACCCACCGCAATGTGCTGGCGGCGACCGAGAGCGCGCTCGTCGACATCGGCCCGGGCCTGGACGCGGCCCTGCTCCACCTGGCGCCGCTGTCGCACGCGGGCGGTCTCTTCGGTCTGGCCGCCGTCGCCCGCTCCCGTCCGCAGGTGTTCCTGCGGGGCAGTGGGGTGGACGCGCCGGGCCTGGGCGAGTCGCTGCGCGCCTTCGGGCCCGCGGTGTTCTTCGCGGTGCCGACCATCCTGCGCCGGCTGCTGGACCCGGCGCTGCTGCCGGACGAGCTGGTCGGCCAGGTCCACCACATCCTCTACGGCGGCGCCCCGATGTACGCCGAGGACCTTCGGCGGGTCATCGCCCGCTTCGGGCCCGAACGGCTGTGGCAGGGGTACGGCCAGGGCGAGTCCCCCGCCACGATCACCCATCTGCGGCCCGGGGACCACCGGGGCGACGACGCCGAGGCGCTCGGGCGCCGGCTGGCGAGCGTCGGCCGCGCGCGCACCGGCGTCGAGGTACGGGTGGTGGACGCGGCGGGGCGGGAGGTGCCGCCCGGGACCAACGGCGAGGTGGCCGTCCGGGGCGAGACCGTGATGGCGGGCTACTGGAACAACCCCGAGGCCACCGCCCGTACGCTGCGCGGCGGCTGGCTGCACACCGGCGACCTCGGGCGGTTCGACGCGGACGGCTTCCTCACCCTCGTCGACCGGGCCAAGGACCTGATCATCGCCGGGGGTTCCAACATCTATCCGCGCGAGGTGGAGGAGGCACTCCTGCGCCATCCCGCGGTCGCCGAGACGGCCGTGGTGGGGGCGCCGGACCCGGAGTGGGGCGAACTGCCCGTCGCCTTCGTCGTCCTCGCCCCCGGCCGTACGGCGACGGCCGACGAGCTCGACCGCCACTGCCTCGCGCACATCGCGCGGTTCAAGCGGCCGCGCGGTTTCCGCTTCGTGGCCGCCCTGCCCAAGAACTCCTACGGAAAGGTCCTCAAGACCGAACTCAGGGGACTGATCGCCGGATCCCCGGACGCCGAACACGGAAGAGGCTGAGCTGAGATGAGCCGCATCGTCGACCTGACCTCCCCGCTCGACCCCCACGACCTCGATCTCGTCCCCCCCGACATGCCCGATCTGGCGCTGGTGATCGCACCCAAGATCGACTATCACACCCATGACGCCTGGGGCCGTGAGTTCATGGTCGCGTCCTTCGGCTGCGACCCCGACGACCTCCCCGCCCGCGAGGGACCGGCGGGCGAGGTCATGCACGAGATCAGCACGCACTGCGGTACGCACGTGGACGCGCCCCTGCACAGCGGGCGCCTGTGCGAGGGCCGCCCCTCGCGCACCATCAGCGACATCGCGCTCGACGAGCTGTACCGCCCGGGCATGGTGCTCGATGTGCGCCCCTGGGCCAGGCCGGGCGAGGCCATCCCCGTCGAGGCGCTGGAGCAGGCCGTCAAGGCCAACGGGCGGGACATCCAGGACGGCGACGCCATCCTGATCCGCACCGGCCAGGAGCGCTACCGCCTGGGCGAGCCGGAGTACTTCGACTACCCCGGCATGTCGGGCGCCGGCACCCGCTATCTCACCGGCAGGGGAGCGACGATCCTGGGCACGGACGCGATCGGCTGGGACCGTCCGATCCCGAGGATGCGCCAGGCGTTCCAGGAGACCGGTGACGCCGGGCACATCTGGGACGGGCACTACGCGATCCAGGACAAGGAAGCGCTGATCGTCCAGCAGCTGGTGAACCTGGGCGCGCTCCCGCCGACCGGTTTCATGGTCGGCTTCTTCCCGCTCAAACTCACCGGTACCAGCGCCTCGCCCACCCGGGCCGTCGCGTTCCTCCCCGAATAGCGCGACCGCGGCCGTGCGGACCACATCCGCACGGCCGCTTTTCCATACCGGTTGACCCGCCGGATTTTCGGACCACGCAAAAAGCGTCACATCCGAACCCTCTCGCATGACCCCACGAGTGCCCGCCGCTCACCGGCAGCCGGGAATTACCGGGCCCGCGGGGCCGAATGTGGTCCCGGTCACCTGGCCGGATGTCAACTCTCCCGCCCCGGTGACGCGTTGACTGTGTTCCGCTACGAACTGTAGCGTTACTTATCGGTAGGGTAGTGAACGCAGAAAGGCGTGAGTTTCCAGGGCACGAAAGAGTGGGCTCCGCGCATCACTGCCCGGCTTTTCTGTCACACCCTCGACGGTTGCGCGCAGCTGCCTTTCCACAGGAATCAGCAACTCGATGAGGCGTGCATGAGCAATCCCAACTCCCTTTGCGACGAAGTGCTGTCGCAGATTCGGCCGCTGATCGAATCCGCCGTCAGCGACGTCCGGATCCGCGCGCTGGAGGATTCGACTCTCGCCGTCATACGCGACAGAAATGTCGCGGCCACCACACTCGACACCCTGGTGGAACGCGCGGAGTTGTCGGTGAACATGCTCGTGCCGCATTCCCCCGACGCGTTGCCGGTGGCGGACACGGCGTTACGGGGCCTGGCCGCACGGCGCCCGGGCGGGGCCCGGGTGCAGATCCTCGCGGCGCCGGAAGTGGCCGCGGACCAGCGGCTGGCGCGGCTCGGCGGCCTCACCGAGCGCGTCGAGGTCCGGCTGGCCGCCGATGTGCGGCACGCCGCCGTGGTGGTGGACGGGCAGGTGGCGCTGGTGCGCTCGCCCGGTGCGGTCACGGCCGGCGCCGAGGCCTCCGTCGTCCGGGCGCCCGGCGTGGTGAAGGCCCTCGACGACATCATGATGACCGCGTGGCACCGGGCCGCCCCGCTGGTGAAGTACCAACAGCTCCAGGAATACCTCAGCGGGGACTGCGGGGCGCGAATCCTGCACCTGCTCGGCGACGGCTGCACGGACGAGGCGGCGGCCCGCGAACTCGACATGTCCGTACGGACCTATCGCAGAAGAGTCGCCGACATCATGCGACTCCTCGGCGCGCGCTCACGATTCCAGGCCGGGGTCCATGCATCCAGCATGGGGTTGTTACAGCCGTAAGTCACAGACGTATCAGGAAGTGCCTGTGCAGGCAGCAACATGTCAGGCCGAACAGGAAATCGCCGCAGCGAATGGCAATTTGCTGACCTGCCGTTGAACAGAGCCGCCCTTTCTGGCGAGACTCGAAGTCGAGCCCGCGCAGCCGACTGCCGCGCGGCCTTCCCGAATTAAGGAAGTCACGTACACCATGGGTGAAGAAACCCCGGTGCGGCCCGCACCGATCGCGATCGTCGGAATGGCCTGCCGGGTTCCCGGCGCCGACGGGCCGGACGCTTTCTGGCAGCTCCTGATGGACGAGGTCTGCTCGGTCGAGGACGTCCCGCCGACCCGGTTCGGGCGGCCGTACGAGATTCCCGGGGCGCGCGTGCGGTCGGGGCTCCTGGAGGACGTGGACCGCTTCGACGCGGAGCACTTCGGGATCTCCCCGAGGGAGGCGGCGGGCATGGACCCGCAGCAGCGCCTCTTCATGGAGACCGTCTGGGAGGCCCTGGAGGACGCGGGCCAGGACCCCGCGCGGCTCGCGGGGACCCGCACCGGTGTCTACGTGGGCACCACCAACGTCCACTACTGGGACCTCCAGCAGAGCGTCGACTTCCCCGACATCCACGCCTCGCTCGGCGCGGGCTCGCGCTCCACCACGACCGGCCGGGTCTCCTTCGCCCTCGGTATCACCGGGCCCGGGCTCTCCGTGGACACCGCCTGCTCCTCCTCGCTGACCGCCATCGCGCTCGCCTGCCAGAGCCTGCGGGCGGGCGAGTCCACGCTGGCCATCGCGGGCGGTTCGCAGCTGCTGCTCGCCAACACCGAGAACCACGGCTTCGTCGACGCGGGCGTGTTCGGGACCGACTGCCGCTTCGGCGACGCCTCCGCCGACGGCTTCGTCTTCAGCGAGGGCGTCGGCGTGGTCCTGCTCAAGCCGCTCGACCGGGCCGTCGCCGACGGTGACCCGATCCGGGCCGTCATCCGCGGCTGGGGCATGAACAACGACGGCGCGGGCAGCGACACGATGATCAACCCCGCGCTGAGCGGCCAGCGGCAGATGCTCC encodes the following:
- a CDS encoding AMP-binding protein — encoded protein: MNQALEPTSTAPANIADLLHRAAAATPDAPAVCEGATVLRNYRRLAERARAIGAALVGDYGLLPGDRVALAMRNTPYYPEILFGIWWAGLVATPMNARLHPKEFAQQIEDCAARLCVATDELAGALREHGLGRTVLAEAGELARTAPPDGSGPPASVRPDDPAWLFYTSGTTGQPKGATLTHRNVLAATESALVDIGPGLDAALLHLAPLSHAGGLFGLAAVARSRPQVFLRGSGVDAPGLGESLRAFGPAVFFAVPTILRRLLDPALLPDELVGQVHHILYGGAPMYAEDLRRVIARFGPERLWQGYGQGESPATITHLRPGDHRGDDAEALGRRLASVGRARTGVEVRVVDAAGREVPPGTNGEVAVRGETVMAGYWNNPEATARTLRGGWLHTGDLGRFDADGFLTLVDRAKDLIIAGGSNIYPREVEEALLRHPAVAETAVVGAPDPEWGELPVAFVVLAPGRTATADELDRHCLAHIARFKRPRGFRFVAALPKNSYGKVLKTELRGLIAGSPDAEHGRG
- a CDS encoding cyclase family protein; the encoded protein is MSRIVDLTSPLDPHDLDLVPPDMPDLALVIAPKIDYHTHDAWGREFMVASFGCDPDDLPAREGPAGEVMHEISTHCGTHVDAPLHSGRLCEGRPSRTISDIALDELYRPGMVLDVRPWARPGEAIPVEALEQAVKANGRDIQDGDAILIRTGQERYRLGEPEYFDYPGMSGAGTRYLTGRGATILGTDAIGWDRPIPRMRQAFQETGDAGHIWDGHYAIQDKEALIVQQLVNLGALPPTGFMVGFFPLKLTGTSASPTRAVAFLPE
- a CDS encoding helix-turn-helix transcriptional regulator — encoded protein: MSFQGTKEWAPRITARLFCHTLDGCAQLPFHRNQQLDEACMSNPNSLCDEVLSQIRPLIESAVSDVRIRALEDSTLAVIRDRNVAATTLDTLVERAELSVNMLVPHSPDALPVADTALRGLAARRPGGARVQILAAPEVAADQRLARLGGLTERVEVRLAADVRHAAVVVDGQVALVRSPGAVTAGAEASVVRAPGVVKALDDIMMTAWHRAAPLVKYQQLQEYLSGDCGARILHLLGDGCTDEAAARELDMSVRTYRRRVADIMRLLGARSRFQAGVHASSMGLLQP